In a single window of the Phaeobacter sp. G2 genome:
- a CDS encoding nucleotidyltransferase family protein → MSKIAILLLAAGASARMQGRDKLMEDIEGAPLLSLICSRATQTELPCYVTLPSPTHPRSSATGGAQVIPVPNAAEGMAASIRTGIAALPPTIDAVMILPCDMPELQTQDLLDLAAQFQGPDGPVLRATASDGTPGHPVLFPRRCFQALSKISGDQGARAVLQGQKLQLVALPGQRAVTDLDTPEAWARWRAAR, encoded by the coding sequence ATGAGCAAAATTGCCATCCTCCTTCTCGCAGCCGGCGCTTCCGCGCGAATGCAGGGGCGTGATAAGCTGATGGAAGACATTGAGGGAGCGCCGCTGCTGTCACTGATCTGCAGCCGTGCAACGCAAACCGAGCTGCCCTGCTATGTGACCTTGCCCAGCCCGACGCATCCGCGCAGCTCTGCCACCGGCGGCGCCCAGGTGATCCCGGTCCCAAATGCGGCTGAAGGCATGGCCGCCTCGATCCGCACCGGGATTGCCGCCCTGCCGCCGACCATCGACGCCGTGATGATCCTGCCCTGCGACATGCCAGAACTGCAAACCCAGGATTTGTTAGATCTGGCCGCCCAGTTCCAAGGTCCTGACGGCCCGGTGCTGCGCGCCACCGCCAGTGACGGTACCCCGGGCCACCCGGTGCTGTTTCCCCGGCGCTGTTTTCAGGCGCTCAGTAAGATCAGCGGCGACCAGGGCGCTCGTGCTGTGCTGCAGGGCCAAAAGCTGCAGCTGGTCGCCCTGCCCGGCCAACGCGCAGTCACGGATCTGGACACTCCAGAGGCCTGGGCGCGTTGGCGCGCCGCACGATAG
- a CDS encoding FAD-dependent oxidoreductase: MKTTTRVAVIGGGVVGCSVLYHLTKLGWSDVMLLERSELTSGSTWHAAGGFHTLNGDTNMAALQGYTINLYRELEEITGMSCGLHHVGGVTLADSQDRFDMMKAERAKHRVMGLETEIVSPEEIAKIAPATNTAGLVGGLYDPLDGHLDPSGTTHAYAKAARMGGADIETHCKVIETNQRSDGSWDVVTDKGTIHAEHIVNAGGLWAREVGAMAGIYFPLHPMEHQYIVTDEVPLIAEIIDAGGEHPHVMDPAGESYLRQEGRGLCIGFYEQPCKPWAVNGTPWDFGHELLGDDFDKIEDSIDFAYKRFPALQAAGVKSVIHGPFTFAPDGNPLVGPVPGVRNYWSACGVMAGFSQGGGVGLMLAQWMIEGEPERDTMALDCARFGDWITPGYTLPKVIENYQKRFSISYPNEELPAARPFRTTPMYDVFDTMGAVWGQQYGLEVPNYFATADEPRFETPSFRRSNAFDATAREVKAVRGTVGINEVHNFGKYRITGTGARAWLEHIMAGRIPQPGRISLSPMLSPKGRLIGDFTISCLGETDYQLTASYGAQAYHMRWFLKHQAPDVAIENISDRLNGFQIAGPKAAQVLQACTLQDVAQMRFMDVARMTVGMVDCLVQRVSYTGDLGYEIYCDLPSQRALWQALWQAGQPHDMMPFGMRAMMSLRLDKFFGSWMREYSPDYTAAETGLDRFISFKKPGDFIGRAAAEAERTQGPQRKLCAFEVDATDADINAYEPISIKGEVVGFCTSGGFSHHGQKSIALGFVPTPMAQPGLEVEIEILGNMHQARLITEPLFDADGARMRG, encoded by the coding sequence ATGAAAACCACCACCCGCGTGGCCGTGATCGGCGGCGGTGTCGTCGGCTGTTCGGTCCTCTACCACCTGACCAAACTCGGCTGGTCTGATGTAATGCTGCTGGAGCGGTCCGAGCTCACCTCAGGCTCCACCTGGCATGCTGCAGGCGGTTTTCATACCCTCAACGGCGACACCAATATGGCGGCCCTGCAGGGCTATACGATCAATCTCTACCGCGAGCTGGAAGAGATCACCGGGATGTCCTGTGGGCTGCATCACGTCGGCGGTGTCACCTTGGCGGACAGCCAGGACCGCTTTGACATGATGAAGGCCGAACGGGCCAAACATCGCGTCATGGGGCTGGAGACCGAAATCGTTAGCCCTGAAGAGATCGCCAAGATCGCCCCGGCCACCAATACAGCGGGTCTGGTGGGCGGGCTGTATGATCCGCTGGATGGTCATCTGGATCCCTCCGGCACCACCCATGCCTATGCCAAAGCGGCCCGTATGGGCGGCGCCGACATTGAAACCCATTGCAAGGTGATCGAGACCAACCAGCGCTCCGATGGCAGCTGGGATGTGGTGACGGACAAGGGCACCATCCACGCCGAACATATCGTCAATGCCGGCGGGCTCTGGGCACGGGAAGTGGGCGCCATGGCCGGGATCTACTTCCCGCTGCACCCGATGGAGCACCAGTATATCGTCACCGACGAGGTCCCACTGATTGCCGAAATCATCGACGCGGGCGGCGAACACCCCCATGTCATGGATCCCGCTGGCGAAAGCTACCTGCGCCAGGAGGGCCGTGGGTTGTGCATCGGATTTTATGAACAGCCCTGCAAACCCTGGGCGGTCAATGGCACCCCGTGGGATTTCGGTCACGAGCTGCTGGGCGACGACTTTGACAAGATCGAAGATTCCATTGATTTTGCTTACAAACGCTTCCCCGCGCTGCAAGCCGCCGGGGTGAAATCCGTGATCCACGGCCCCTTCACCTTTGCCCCCGATGGCAACCCGCTGGTGGGGCCTGTACCGGGCGTGCGCAACTACTGGTCCGCCTGCGGTGTCATGGCAGGCTTTAGCCAGGGCGGCGGCGTTGGCTTGATGCTGGCGCAGTGGATGATCGAAGGCGAGCCAGAGCGCGACACCATGGCGCTGGACTGCGCCCGTTTTGGTGACTGGATCACCCCCGGCTATACCCTGCCCAAGGTCATCGAGAACTATCAAAAACGGTTCTCCATCTCCTACCCCAACGAAGAACTGCCCGCCGCGCGCCCCTTCCGCACCACGCCAATGTATGATGTCTTTGACACCATGGGCGCGGTCTGGGGCCAGCAATACGGCCTGGAAGTCCCCAACTATTTTGCCACGGCGGATGAGCCCCGCTTTGAAACCCCATCCTTCCGGCGCTCTAACGCCTTTGACGCCACCGCCCGCGAGGTCAAAGCGGTGCGTGGCACTGTGGGCATCAACGAGGTGCATAACTTTGGCAAGTACCGGATCACCGGAACGGGCGCACGCGCCTGGCTGGAACACATCATGGCCGGCCGGATCCCCCAGCCAGGCCGGATCAGTCTCTCCCCGATGCTGTCGCCCAAGGGGCGTTTGATTGGCGATTTCACCATCTCCTGTCTCGGCGAAACAGACTATCAGCTCACCGCCTCCTATGGGGCGCAGGCCTATCATATGCGCTGGTTCCTCAAACATCAGGCGCCGGATGTGGCAATCGAAAACATCTCCGACAGGCTGAATGGCTTCCAGATTGCCGGTCCCAAGGCGGCACAGGTGCTGCAGGCCTGCACCCTGCAGGATGTTGCGCAGATGCGCTTCATGGATGTGGCCCGCATGACGGTTGGCATGGTAGACTGTCTGGTGCAGCGGGTCAGCTACACCGGCGATCTCGGCTATGAGATCTACTGCGATCTCCCCAGCCAGCGCGCCCTGTGGCAGGCGCTGTGGCAGGCAGGCCAACCCCATGACATGATGCCCTTTGGCATGCGCGCAATGATGTCCCTGCGGCTGGATAAGTTTTTTGGCTCCTGGATGCGGGAGTATTCCCCCGATTACACCGCAGCAGAAACCGGATTGGACCGCTTTATCTCCTTCAAAAAACCCGGTGACTTCATCGGCCGCGCCGCAGCCGAAGCAGAGCGCACCCAGGGGCCGCAGCGCAAACTCTGCGCCTTTGAGGTGGACGCAACAGATGCAGATATCAACGCCTACGAACCGATTTCGATCAAAGGAGAGGTCGTCGGGTTTTGCACCTCAGGCGGCTTTTCCCATCACGGCCAGAAATCCATCGCCCTGGGCTTTGTCCCCACACCAATGGCCCAGCCCGGACTGGAGGTTGAGATCGAAATCCTTGGCAACATGCATCAGGCCCGGCTGATCACCGAACCGCTGTTTGACGCCGATGGCGCCCGCATGCGCGGCTAA
- a CDS encoding Hint domain-containing protein yields the protein MPADADPLDDRDTVDGGAGNDVILTGDDNDLITGGAGSDTIDGGIDDDTIDGGSEDDLITGGEGSDSLMGGDGSDTIYGGLDPAFPDGLNITDDGSDGRPVDPDPTNGMDTIEGGAGDDVIYGQDDDDLISGGTGNDMIDAGIDDDTVTGGEGDDTILGGQGDDELDGGAGLDSIDLGAGDGTDFARGGTGSDTISGISQNDTVYGGEDADDSDVDVLDLRGVAEEQNPGGSLEVEYDSTNPENGTVTFLDAGGAVTGTAEFYEIENVIVPCFTPGTLIATPEGERRVEDLDVGDRIITRDNGIQSIRWLGKRSLATAELKAAEHLQPILIREGALGNGLPERDMMVSPNHRVLVANDKTALYFEDREVLVAAKHLTGLAGVDAVETSSVTYIHFMFDQHEVVLSDGAWTESFQPGDQTLRGLDNAQRNEVYEIFPELKSEEGRESYSSARRSLKRHEARLLVH from the coding sequence GTGCCTGCCGACGCTGATCCGCTCGATGACCGCGACACCGTGGATGGTGGCGCTGGCAATGATGTGATCCTCACCGGCGACGATAACGATCTGATCACCGGCGGTGCGGGCTCGGATACCATTGATGGCGGTATTGACGATGATACCATTGATGGTGGCAGCGAGGATGACCTGATCACCGGCGGTGAGGGCTCTGACAGTCTGATGGGGGGGGACGGCTCTGACACCATCTATGGTGGCCTGGATCCGGCTTTCCCAGATGGGCTCAATATCACCGATGATGGCTCCGACGGACGTCCTGTGGATCCTGATCCCACCAATGGCATGGATACCATTGAAGGCGGCGCAGGCGATGATGTGATCTATGGTCAGGATGACGATGATCTGATCTCTGGTGGCACTGGCAACGATATGATCGATGCCGGCATCGACGATGACACCGTGACTGGCGGCGAGGGTGACGACACCATCCTAGGCGGTCAGGGCGATGATGAGCTGGACGGCGGCGCCGGCTTGGACAGCATTGACCTGGGCGCAGGCGATGGCACCGATTTTGCGCGTGGTGGCACCGGATCGGATACCATTTCAGGCATCAGCCAGAATGACACGGTCTATGGCGGTGAAGACGCGGATGACAGCGATGTCGACGTGCTTGATCTGCGCGGTGTTGCCGAAGAGCAAAACCCAGGCGGCTCGCTTGAGGTGGAGTATGACAGCACCAACCCGGAAAACGGCACTGTCACCTTCCTGGATGCAGGTGGCGCGGTCACCGGCACCGCCGAGTTCTATGAGATCGAAAACGTCATTGTTCCCTGCTTTACGCCGGGCACCCTGATTGCCACCCCCGAAGGGGAGCGCCGGGTCGAAGACCTGGATGTTGGGGACCGGATCATCACCCGGGACAATGGCATCCAGTCCATTCGCTGGCTGGGTAAGCGCAGCCTTGCCACAGCAGAGCTGAAAGCGGCAGAGCATCTGCAGCCGATCCTGATCCGCGAAGGTGCCCTGGGCAATGGTCTGCCCGAGCGCGATATGATGGTCAGCCCCAACCACCGGGTTTTGGTGGCCAACGACAAAACGGCGCTGTATTTTGAAGATCGCGAAGTCCTGGTTGCCGCCAAACATCTGACCGGCCTGGCTGGGGTGGACGCGGTGGAGACCAGCTCGGTCACCTATATCCACTTCATGTTCGACCAGCACGAGGTCGTGCTGTCGGATGGTGCCTGGACCGAGAGCTTCCAGCCTGGCGATCAGACCCTGCGGGGCCTGGATAATGCGCAGCGCAACGAAGTCTATGAGATCTTCCCTGAGCTGAAGTCCGAGGAAGGCCGCGAATCCTATAGCTCTGCCCGGCGTTCGCTGAAACGGCACGAGGCGCGCCTTCTAGTGCATTGA